A stretch of Gopherus evgoodei ecotype Sinaloan lineage chromosome 12, rGopEvg1_v1.p, whole genome shotgun sequence DNA encodes these proteins:
- the LOC115660471 gene encoding C-C motif chemokine 17-like gives MISLRTALLAAFLLGLAYQYATAKSPTPVECCFDYMTGAIQLAKLVDFYWTPSECHLQAVVLETVAGRKVCADPSKLWVKRAIRVLQAKRKQAPRSENHR, from the exons ATGATCAGCCTGAGGACAGCTCTCCTGGCCGCCTTCCTCCTGGGGCTTGCTTATCAATATGCAACAG CCAAATCGCCTACTCCCGTGGAATGTTGCTTTGATTACATGACTGGCGCCATTCAGCTTGCTAAACTGGTCGATTTCTACTGGACCCCCAGCGAGTGTCACTTACAAGCCGTTGT GTTGGAGACGGTTGCTGGCCGCAAGGTCTGTGCTGACCCCTCAAAGCTTTGGGTGAAGAGAGCAATCAGGGTCTTGCAGGCAAAGAGGAAACAAGCCCCACGTTCTGAGAACCACAGATAA